The following proteins are co-located in the Flavobacterium sp. CECT 9288 genome:
- a CDS encoding Mrp/NBP35 family ATP-binding protein → MKLDRKEILKALETITIAGEGKNMVESGAITNVITFGDEVVVDLVLHTPAMHIKKRAEDDIKKTILELVSAEAKIKINTKVEVADKPEIKGKSIPGIKNIIAVASGKGGVGKSTVTANLAVTLAKMGFSVGILDADIYGPSMPIMFDVENEKPISVTVDGRSKMKPVESYEVKILSIGFFTAPSQAVIWRGPMASKALNQMIFDADWGELDFMLIDLPPGTGDIHLSIVQSLPITGAVVVSTPQAVALADAKKGVSMFLSEAINVPVLGIIENMAYFTPEELPENKYYIFGQEGAKNLSEDLGVPFLGEIPIVQSIREAGDYGRPAAMQMASVVEHIFDEVTRNVVREVVARNESLPATEAVKITTMAGCSAVKK, encoded by the coding sequence ATGAAACTAGATAGAAAAGAAATACTTAAAGCCCTAGAAACAATTACAATTGCTGGTGAAGGAAAGAATATGGTAGAGAGCGGTGCAATTACAAACGTAATCACTTTTGGAGATGAGGTAGTTGTTGATTTAGTATTGCATACACCAGCGATGCACATCAAGAAACGCGCTGAAGATGATATCAAAAAAACGATCCTTGAATTGGTTTCGGCTGAAGCCAAAATTAAAATCAATACGAAAGTTGAAGTAGCTGATAAGCCAGAAATTAAAGGAAAATCAATACCAGGAATCAAAAATATTATAGCCGTAGCCTCTGGAAAAGGAGGAGTAGGTAAATCAACAGTTACAGCAAACCTAGCTGTAACATTAGCAAAAATGGGTTTTTCAGTAGGGATTTTAGATGCTGATATTTACGGACCATCTATGCCTATTATGTTTGATGTTGAAAATGAAAAACCAATATCAGTTACTGTTGATGGAAGGTCTAAAATGAAACCAGTAGAAAGTTATGAAGTTAAAATTCTATCTATTGGGTTTTTTACAGCACCAAGTCAAGCCGTAATCTGGAGAGGACCAATGGCTTCCAAAGCATTGAACCAAATGATTTTTGATGCTGATTGGGGAGAACTTGATTTTATGCTTATTGATTTGCCTCCAGGAACAGGAGATATTCACTTGTCTATTGTACAATCATTGCCTATTACCGGTGCCGTTGTAGTAAGTACACCACAAGCGGTTGCTTTGGCTGATGCCAAAAAAGGTGTATCCATGTTCTTGTCTGAAGCTATCAACGTTCCTGTTTTAGGAATTATTGAAAACATGGCGTATTTCACACCCGAAGAGTTACCAGAAAACAAATACTACATCTTTGGTCAAGAAGGAGCCAAGAATCTTTCAGAGGATTTAGGCGTACCTTTCTTGGGGGAAATTCCAATTGTACAATCTATTCGCGAAGCTGGAGATTACGGTCGTCCTGCAGCCATGCAAATGGCCTCAGTAGTAGAACATATTTTTGATGAGGTAACCCGCAATGTAGTGCGTGAGGTAGTAGCTCGTAACGAAAGTTTACCAGCCACCGAAGCAGTAAAAATAACAACAATGGCCGGTTGCTCAGCGGTAAAAAAATAA
- a CDS encoding NifU family protein encodes MTTEELTIEVQKALEEIRPFLNSDGGDITLISIEDDKHVKVRLEGACTSCSVNQMTLRAGVETTIKKFAPQIETVVNIL; translated from the coding sequence ATGACAACAGAAGAATTAACAATAGAAGTTCAAAAAGCACTCGAAGAAATAAGACCTTTCTTGAATTCAGATGGGGGCGATATTACACTTATCTCCATTGAAGATGACAAGCATGTAAAGGTTCGTCTTGAAGGAGCTTGCACCAGTTGTAGCGTAAACCAAATGACGCTGCGAGCAGGTGTTGAAACAACCATCAAAAAATTTGCTCCTCAAATAGAAACTGTTGTCAATATTTTATAA
- a CDS encoding S-adenosylmethionine decarboxylase family protein, whose product MDLTTYSPGLHKLVTLQVQDSQKLTDSAGFTKVTEEILTQFSLEKVGVVVHDFENRSFTISFCLKESHICIHTWPEYNQLTLDVYLCNYLQDNSQKVKDVMAAYVSYFDGVLIKDFEINR is encoded by the coding sequence ATGGACCTTACGACCTATTCCCCTGGATTGCATAAACTAGTTACCTTGCAAGTTCAGGACTCTCAAAAATTAACGGATAGTGCCGGTTTCACTAAGGTTACAGAAGAAATTCTGACTCAATTTTCGCTAGAAAAAGTAGGTGTCGTAGTTCATGATTTCGAAAATAGAAGTTTCACCATTTCATTTTGCCTCAAAGAATCCCACATTTGTATTCACACTTGGCCTGAGTACAACCAGCTGACTTTAGATGTCTATTTGTGCAATTATTTACAAGACAATTCACAAAAAGTAAAAGATGTAATGGCTGCCTATGTTTCTTATTTTGATGGGGTGCTTATAAAAGATTTCGAAATTAACAGATAA
- a CDS encoding MGMT family protein, with protein sequence MTDTNFFERVYDIVRQIPHGKVTSYGAIAKALGAARSARMVGWAMNASHTLEDVPAHRVVNRNGLLTGKMHFDGTNLMQQLLENEGIVVLDNQIVDFKKHFWQPETAVE encoded by the coding sequence ATGACTGATACTAATTTCTTTGAACGTGTTTATGATATCGTAAGGCAAATACCTCATGGTAAAGTAACTTCATACGGCGCTATTGCAAAAGCGCTAGGAGCAGCGCGATCAGCCAGAATGGTGGGTTGGGCCATGAATGCATCACACACTCTTGAGGATGTTCCTGCACACAGAGTTGTTAATAGAAATGGTTTGCTTACTGGCAAAATGCACTTTGATGGCACCAATTTAATGCAACAACTTCTAGAAAACGAGGGAATTGTAGTGCTAGACAACCAAATTGTTGATTTTAAGAAACATTTTTGGCAGCCCGAAACCGCCGTTGAGTAA
- a CDS encoding DUF350 domain-containing protein has protein sequence MDFIASKPILNSLVFSLLGIIILLIAYFIIEKLTPENTWKQITEKNNTAVAIVFGALIIGFSMIISAAIHG, from the coding sequence ATGGATTTTATCGCTTCAAAACCTATTTTAAACTCGCTTGTTTTTTCACTTTTAGGAATTATCATTTTGCTGATAGCGTACTTTATTATTGAAAAACTAACTCCCGAGAATACTTGGAAACAAATTACAGAAAAAAATAATACCGCTGTAGCTATTGTTTTTGGTGCACTTATTATTGGTTTTTCAATGATTATTAGTGCCGCAATACATGGGTAA
- a CDS encoding DUF4178 domain-containing protein translates to MEVTCTNCNHTTQLDLNFDVKIYACTNCVYVYQERDGLLFKDQLRPFTFSDQLLVGQVGFFNNTDYTITGILVKENEGFEWTEYILQGKENFLYLSEADGHWIILEEIEFASKVGNHPLTVDYEELTFDRYDYFYPKLIAARGFFDFDIFEKAELIEYINPPQVLSFERNGSEQNAFLGKHISKAAVKKAFNASYLPTKVGVGMVQPFLFNLRNLAITLCCVLALILVSNWYLNKDRVRTEVLDTQLALANFTNKDFVSPSFTLTGSAAPLKVQLYAPVSNSWVNVQVALINEKTGEEVYASKDIEHYSGYTDGESWTEGSNSEEFNLCGVPAGTYHLNITPMKAPEDVTSDFMNVKVVWSEPSSRNIWLILIIMVVFVLVLYYVEKNFEAKRWGETNESFFNS, encoded by the coding sequence ATGGAAGTTACCTGTACAAATTGCAATCATACCACACAATTAGATCTAAACTTTGATGTAAAAATCTATGCGTGTACCAATTGCGTTTATGTTTATCAAGAACGAGATGGTTTACTATTTAAAGATCAATTAAGACCATTTACATTTTCAGATCAATTACTAGTGGGTCAAGTAGGTTTTTTTAACAATACCGATTATACCATTACGGGGATTTTGGTCAAAGAAAATGAAGGATTTGAATGGACGGAATACATCCTGCAAGGCAAAGAAAATTTTTTATATCTATCCGAAGCCGATGGGCACTGGATTATTCTTGAAGAAATAGAATTTGCTTCAAAAGTAGGGAATCATCCATTAACGGTTGATTATGAAGAACTAACTTTTGACAGATACGATTATTTCTATCCCAAATTAATAGCAGCTCGCGGTTTTTTTGACTTTGATATTTTTGAGAAAGCAGAGCTCATTGAGTATATAAATCCGCCTCAAGTACTTTCTTTTGAACGAAATGGAAGCGAACAAAATGCTTTTTTGGGGAAACACATTTCTAAAGCAGCTGTAAAAAAAGCCTTCAATGCTTCTTATTTACCCACTAAAGTTGGTGTAGGAATGGTGCAGCCTTTTCTGTTTAACTTGCGTAATTTAGCCATTACTTTATGTTGTGTTTTGGCATTAATTTTAGTGTCTAACTGGTATTTAAACAAAGATCGTGTTCGAACAGAAGTCCTGGATACCCAATTAGCGTTGGCTAACTTTACTAATAAAGATTTTGTAAGTCCTAGTTTTACACTCACCGGTAGCGCTGCACCATTAAAAGTACAGTTGTATGCACCCGTGAGCAATTCATGGGTCAATGTTCAAGTGGCGCTGATCAACGAAAAAACAGGTGAAGAAGTTTATGCTAGTAAAGATATTGAGCATTATTCAGGCTACACAGATGGTGAGTCATGGACCGAAGGTTCAAACTCGGAGGAGTTTAATTTATGTGGTGTCCCAGCGGGTACCTATCATTTAAACATCACCCCAATGAAAGCACCAGAGGATGTGACCAGTGATTTTATGAATGTAAAAGTGGTATGGAGCGAGCCTTCATCCAGAAATATTTGGCTCATTTTAATAATCATGGTTGTTTTTGTACTGGTCTTGTATTATGTAGAGAAAAATTTCGAAGCTAAAAGATGGGGAGAAACTAACGAGTCTTTTTTTAATTCTTAA
- a CDS encoding 2Fe-2S iron-sulfur cluster-binding protein, whose translation MDVLIKIKDREGVVHELQAPTDMAMNIMELCKAYELPVEGTCGGMAMCASCQCYVLNDVALPEMGDDEEAMLSEAFYVKSNSRLGCQIPITEELEGLELELAPEN comes from the coding sequence ATGGATGTATTAATCAAAATAAAAGATAGAGAAGGAGTAGTGCATGAATTACAAGCTCCTACAGATATGGCAATGAATATAATGGAGCTTTGTAAAGCTTATGAACTTCCTGTAGAAGGAACTTGTGGCGGTATGGCCATGTGTGCTTCTTGCCAATGCTATGTTTTAAATGATGTTGCCCTGCCAGAAATGGGTGATGATGAAGAGGCCATGTTATCTGAAGCTTTTTATGTTAAATCAAACAGCCGTTTGGGATGCCAAATCCCAATTACAGAAGAGTTAGAAGGATTAGAATTAGAATTAGCTCCTGAAAATTAA
- a CDS encoding polyamine aminopropyltransferase yields MGKKFLKFEYLLLFAVFTIATCGLVYELVAGTLASYLLGDSVKQFSFIIGVYLFSMGVGSYFSKFLTKNMLNTFVEIEILVGLIGGLSSVVLFLLFESVYSFQFILYLLVFVTGCLVGLEIPLLMNILKDKVQFRDLVSNVFTFDYIGALLASILFPLVLVPKLGIMGTSLFFGMINVSIAIALCFLLKAELKSVYLLRTKAIGAFLILFVVYLFSNSILSYSEGKLYGENIIYSNATPYQRIVLTHNKSDYRLYLNNNLQFSSTDEYRYHEALVHPAMSMAKKVDNVLVLGGGDGLAVREILKYKDVKHVTLVDLDEGMTKMFQTNSVLTKFNANSLNNPKVEVLNRDAFVWAKNTKKQYDVVVVDFPDPSNYSLGKLYSWSFYSTLKQILTPDAVVVVQTTSPYFAPKSFWCINKTMMEVFPQVDAYHAYVPSFGEWGFSIALNGFQTNFNRVNRQVEGLRFYNYQFDKFNYFAKDMISKDIEINRLDNQILVRYFDEEWGKL; encoded by the coding sequence ATGGGTAAAAAATTTTTAAAGTTTGAATACCTACTTCTTTTTGCTGTTTTTACAATTGCAACCTGTGGTTTGGTATATGAACTAGTCGCAGGAACGCTTGCCAGTTATTTATTAGGCGATTCAGTGAAACAGTTTTCGTTTATCATAGGGGTCTATCTTTTCTCCATGGGAGTAGGTTCTTATTTTTCTAAATTCCTAACTAAGAACATGCTCAACACCTTTGTTGAAATTGAAATCTTGGTTGGACTTATTGGTGGTTTAAGTTCAGTGGTGCTGTTCTTACTGTTTGAGAGCGTGTACTCTTTTCAATTTATTTTATACCTTTTGGTGTTTGTAACAGGCTGTCTTGTAGGACTTGAAATCCCATTGTTGATGAACATTTTAAAAGACAAAGTACAGTTTAGAGACTTGGTTTCTAATGTGTTTACTTTTGATTATATCGGTGCATTATTGGCATCCATATTATTTCCGTTAGTGTTGGTTCCTAAACTCGGAATCATGGGAACTTCCTTGTTTTTTGGGATGATCAACGTGAGTATTGCCATTGCCTTGTGCTTTCTTTTAAAAGCCGAATTGAAGAGCGTATATCTATTAAGAACCAAGGCCATTGGAGCTTTCTTAATCTTGTTTGTAGTGTACTTGTTTTCAAATTCTATTTTGTCATATTCTGAGGGTAAACTGTATGGGGAAAATATTATTTACTCAAATGCAACTCCCTACCAGCGCATTGTGCTTACTCATAACAAGAGTGATTACCGCTTGTACTTGAATAATAATTTGCAATTCAGCTCAACAGATGAATACAGATATCATGAAGCACTGGTGCATCCTGCTATGTCTATGGCTAAAAAAGTAGATAATGTTTTGGTTTTAGGCGGTGGAGACGGATTAGCCGTTCGAGAAATTTTGAAATACAAAGATGTAAAGCATGTTACTCTTGTAGATCTTGATGAAGGAATGACCAAGATGTTTCAAACCAATTCTGTTTTAACTAAATTCAATGCAAATTCCTTGAATAATCCCAAAGTAGAAGTACTCAACAGAGATGCTTTTGTATGGGCTAAGAATACCAAAAAACAATATGATGTAGTGGTGGTGGACTTTCCAGATCCTTCAAATTACAGCTTAGGGAAGTTGTATTCTTGGAGTTTTTACAGCACCCTCAAACAAATTTTAACTCCTGATGCCGTGGTGGTAGTGCAAACAACCTCGCCGTATTTTGCTCCAAAATCGTTTTGGTGTATCAATAAAACCATGATGGAAGTTTTTCCTCAGGTGGATGCGTATCATGCCTATGTTCCCTCTTTTGGAGAATGGGGGTTTTCCATTGCTCTGAATGGGTTTCAAACTAATTTTAACAGGGTCAACAGACAAGTAGAAGGGTTGCGTTTTTACAATTATCAGTTTGATAAATTCAATTATTTTGCCAAAGATATGATTTCAAAAGACATTGAAATCAATCGATTAGATAACCAAATTTTAGTGCGCTACTTTGATGAAGAATGGGGAAAATTATAA